A single window of Sandaracinaceae bacterium DNA harbors:
- a CDS encoding methyltransferase, translating into MPVGSARAVWRGRGGVIALEHGAARLDAERAGYEALSAHPARPTVLAWGERSVVLAPLGEPDAPSPPPGRWVRRIDTRRALLRELSDEIRLDRALGKLGAKRRDVDRFLDAELDVAIHLGPSFGGLAPGLWREQEGRVVGLRLDRARAEGWTALDAPSLEGAPSPDAAEEGLALAHQAWLAREAAHGDADARAALLELLASGPEPTRARVWIEGPTFLDPDLWERPGAEVSASRARWLLGHLDGLAVGGERLRVRTDPPVRRGRRPPPREPRAVRRRRVFSRWDEGVRVDDEGLFSATPEALAMRIADGARGVVLDATCGAGALSIALARQPGVERVIAVDVDRARLAMAAHNATLYGVGERIDWVHGDAADVVRARRADLLVIDPPWGGRDYVRDAIDLDGLDMDVRALLDAFAGPVILKLPRSFDARALPEFAFEALVDERGVLKMLVARRA; encoded by the coding sequence TTGCCTGTCGGAAGCGCGCGCGCGGTCTGGCGTGGGCGCGGCGGCGTCATCGCGCTCGAACACGGGGCGGCGCGTCTGGACGCGGAGCGGGCGGGCTACGAGGCGCTCTCGGCCCACCCGGCCCGCCCGACGGTGCTCGCGTGGGGAGAGCGCTCGGTGGTGCTCGCGCCGCTGGGCGAGCCCGACGCGCCGAGCCCGCCGCCCGGTCGCTGGGTGAGGCGGATCGACACGCGCCGCGCGCTGCTGCGGGAGCTGTCCGACGAGATCCGGCTGGATCGCGCGCTCGGCAAGCTGGGCGCGAAGCGGCGGGACGTGGACCGGTTCCTCGACGCGGAGCTCGACGTGGCCATCCACCTCGGCCCGAGCTTCGGCGGGCTGGCGCCCGGGCTCTGGCGGGAGCAGGAGGGGCGGGTCGTGGGGCTGCGGCTGGATCGGGCGCGCGCCGAGGGCTGGACCGCGCTGGACGCGCCGAGCCTCGAGGGCGCGCCGAGCCCGGACGCGGCGGAGGAGGGCCTCGCGCTGGCGCACCAGGCGTGGCTCGCGCGCGAGGCGGCGCACGGGGACGCGGACGCGCGGGCGGCGCTGCTCGAGCTGCTGGCCAGCGGGCCGGAGCCGACGCGGGCGCGGGTGTGGATCGAGGGGCCGACCTTCCTTGACCCGGACCTCTGGGAGCGGCCGGGGGCCGAGGTCTCGGCCTCGCGCGCGCGCTGGCTGCTCGGGCACCTCGACGGGCTCGCGGTGGGCGGGGAGCGTCTGCGCGTGCGCACGGACCCGCCGGTGCGCCGAGGTCGGCGCCCCCCGCCGCGAGAGCCTCGCGCGGTCCGCCGTCGGCGCGTCTTCTCGCGCTGGGACGAGGGCGTGCGCGTGGATGACGAGGGGCTCTTCAGCGCGACGCCCGAGGCGCTCGCGATGCGCATCGCCGACGGAGCGCGCGGGGTGGTGCTGGACGCGACCTGCGGCGCGGGCGCGCTCTCGATCGCGCTCGCCCGCCAGCCCGGGGTGGAGCGGGTGATCGCGGTCGACGTGGATCGCGCGCGCCTGGCGATGGCGGCCCACAACGCGACGCTCTACGGCGTGGGCGAGCGCATCGACTGGGTCCACGGCGACGCGGCCGACGTCGTGCGCGCGCGCCGCGCCGACCTGCTCGTGATCGATCCGCCCTGGGGAGGGCGCGACTACGTCCGCGACGCGATCGACCTCGACGGGCTCGACATGGACGTCCGGGCCCTCCTGGACGCGTTCGCGGGGCCGGTGATCCTGAAGCTCCCCCGCAGCTTCGACGCCCGCGCGCTCCCCGAGTTCGCCTTCGAGGCGCTCGTCGACGAGCGCGGCGTGCTCAAGATGCTCGTCGCGCGGCGGGCCTGA
- a CDS encoding response regulator has product MKSPLSDAPWRRRLGGREVKRENPVRVLLVDDDPLMRRTGSRVIRRRLAVEVVVADGAFDAVARLRCGERYDLIVADLEMPGMDGFELIERVAEIAPDLPIGVWSGSDRVSLAEQRKLAFVVRKTRPIGELIDAMAYLLAERGARMETLRRSGFRSRARIDTPSHEGNGNGNGA; this is encoded by the coding sequence ATGAAGAGCCCTCTGTCAGACGCGCCGTGGCGGCGGCGTCTCGGAGGAAGAGAAGTGAAGCGAGAAAACCCCGTTCGAGTGTTGTTGGTCGATGACGACCCCCTCATGCGTCGCACCGGGAGCCGCGTGATCCGGCGCCGGCTCGCGGTGGAGGTCGTGGTCGCCGACGGCGCCTTCGACGCGGTGGCGCGCCTCCGTTGCGGTGAGCGCTACGACCTCATCGTCGCGGATCTCGAGATGCCCGGCATGGACGGCTTCGAGCTCATCGAGCGGGTCGCGGAGATCGCCCCCGACCTGCCCATCGGGGTCTGGTCGGGCAGCGATCGCGTCTCCCTCGCCGAGCAGCGCAAGCTCGCCTTCGTGGTCCGGAAGACCCGCCCCATCGGCGAGCTCATCGACGCGATGGCCTACCTGCTCGCCGAGCGCGGGGCGCGGATGGAGACGCTCCGCCGGTCGGGCTTCCGCTCGCGCGCGCGCATCGACACGCCCTCGCACGAAGGAAACGGGAACGGGAATGGAGCGTGA
- a CDS encoding calcium/sodium antiporter, whose translation MLVWLSSISAIAVGFVVLVWAADRFVLGAAAAARNFGVSTLIIGLTIVGFGTSAPEFLVSAIAAATEGGDLCIGNALGSNITNVTLVLGASALVAPMAVRGTVLRRELPILVGCMLLATVLMLDGDLGVVDGVILGGALIGMMGWVVWLGLRADEPEEIEGDIPEGMSTWRAVFWVVVGLALLLGSSRLLVWGAVQLAEQLAVPELVVGLSVVAIGTSLPELAASVMAARRGEHDLAVGNVIGSNMFNTLGVLALPGLIAPGPVPLAVLRRDLPVMFGVTLLLFAMTRFFLRPSHVSRVEGGVLLFAFVAYQAAVALTS comes from the coding sequence ATCCTGGTTTGGCTCTCGTCCATCTCGGCCATCGCGGTCGGATTCGTCGTGCTCGTCTGGGCCGCGGACCGGTTCGTGCTGGGCGCGGCCGCCGCGGCGCGGAACTTCGGGGTCTCCACGCTGATCATCGGGCTGACGATCGTGGGCTTCGGCACCTCCGCGCCCGAGTTCCTCGTCTCGGCGATCGCGGCCGCGACGGAGGGCGGGGATCTCTGCATCGGCAACGCGCTGGGGTCCAACATCACCAACGTGACCCTCGTGCTCGGGGCCTCGGCGCTCGTGGCGCCCATGGCCGTGCGCGGGACCGTGTTGCGTCGGGAGCTGCCGATCCTCGTCGGCTGCATGCTGCTCGCCACGGTCCTCATGCTCGACGGCGACCTCGGCGTCGTGGACGGGGTGATCCTCGGCGGGGCGCTCATCGGCATGATGGGCTGGGTGGTGTGGCTCGGCCTGCGGGCGGACGAGCCGGAGGAGATCGAGGGCGACATCCCCGAGGGCATGTCCACGTGGCGCGCCGTCTTCTGGGTCGTGGTCGGCCTCGCGCTCCTGCTCGGCAGCTCCCGCCTGCTCGTCTGGGGCGCGGTGCAGCTCGCGGAGCAGCTCGCGGTGCCCGAGCTCGTCGTCGGCCTGTCGGTGGTGGCGATCGGGACGAGCCTGCCCGAGCTCGCCGCGAGCGTGATGGCGGCCCGGCGTGGCGAGCACGACCTCGCGGTCGGCAACGTCATCGGGTCCAACATGTTCAACACCCTCGGCGTGCTCGCGCTGCCGGGCCTGATCGCGCCGGGCCCGGTCCCGCTCGCGGTGCTGCGCCGCGATCTGCCGGTGATGTTCGGCGTCACGCTCCTGCTCTTCGCGATGACGCGCTTCTTCCTGCGGCCGAGCCACGTGTCGCGCGTGGAGGGCGGCGTGCTCCTGTTCGCCTTCGTCGCCTACCAGGCCGCCGTCGCCCTGACCTCCTGA